attcttctccGGACACACTTAGATACACCTAAATATCATTACGTGTCAGCGTGTCCggtcttattcttaatatatatttttaaaataaatttagatatagtatatattattatttattaaaacaaaaaaatattttaaatacttgatataattataataagatattaaaaataatttaaaaaattaatttatttgttaatatcaataaaatattaaaatatcattacaatttatctaaaaaatattttatattttatacgtATGCGTGTTTCCGTGTcatgtaagattttaaaattcgcaTGTCAACGTGTCCCGTGTCGTGTCGTGTCCCTTGTCCGTGTCAGTGTTCGTGCATCATAGGTTAtaattaaaacttattttaaacattcaaaataaaatttaatcatattaactattaaaatttttttaaagaaatgctAAAGGGTCAGTAAATTTTAGgatttgtaattattaattattagttcattaatatttttaatggtgtgaaattttatttcataataaagaattatttactttttttttgctaGTTAAATATTAGCCAAATTATAATAAAACTGTGGGCCTCCtaaattttctcaattttttatacaatttaTAAAGGTTAGACAcaaaaatatacttaaaaaaatgGTGAGAATAGTCAAAATCAAAGGCGTCGTTATGTTCTTATTATAACAAATTGTATATGTATCATGTAtcgttattaaaatttattaaatgtaTATTATAGTAATAGTAATACATatgaaattaatcaaaataataagtATTTTATTTCATGGAAATAAAAGACAGTTTAGACCAAAAAATTTATGTGCAAAATTCCTCGaacttttttatctttataatttataatttccttaaaagagaaggaaaaaaaaaagaaaattgtgagTATGGAattgtttttttagttttacaCTACTAAttgattgaataagaaaaaaactcatattttatagcgcaattcaatcgattgtgtaacattttcaattaattaaattatgaaaaaatttatattatcaaGCGAAAtttgattgattgaattaccAACAAACACAATTTTGCTAATTTGTATAATGTaatgaatcaataataaaaaaaattcgttAATTCACGTTGCCAAAATATTTATGGAAGTCACGATTAATGGAAGATGTATTtcgttgttgtttttgtttctaattgttaataatattataaatgaataataaaataataaattataaaatagaggatagattttataattgaataatatataaaggattaaatttataattaaaattaaataaaaattatttaacaattattaaaaacttaaaaaatatgttttattattGAACCATTTAATAATCCAAATGTTGTAAAACCATCGAATCCTATCCCTTCACAATGTATGAATGTAATACAAATTAGTCTATCAAACCAATTTCAACTACCAacatgaatattaaaattagttttcatCTTAGAAAGTTTACACACTCTTTTCATACCCAGTTTAAGTATGATACAAAAGCTTTATGAACATCTTAcacttaaatttttatctttactAATCAATTAATTTCTTTCGTGAAAGAGAGGAGGCTTTCCTTATAAATCCATGTACTAAACATGAGTGTTTTGATATTAATATTGTGAATTACTTTGCCCGTGATGACATCAAAAGAAGCCAATTCATTGCTGTCATttctgataaaaaatattatatcacaTTTGTTGCCCATTTTCACGATTGGTATACGAAGATCGGAGAAAGGTCCAAGTGTAAATGTGAAAAGTTTTACCCAAGATTCTTTCACACCAACTTCACCCAAAATGGACATTTCAATGCGACTATCCTCATCAAAAGAAGAAATCAGAGTAACAGACTCGTTGAGCACTACCAAAGATCTCGTAGGGTGAGCATCATTTATTTGTAGCCAAACAATTGATGTAGTTTGAAACGTTTCGGTGCTAAGATTAAATGACACAAGTACCTGTTCTTCGAATCCATTAGTGGCAAACTCGCTACCCCACCAATGGCATACTCCATTCAAGTACGCTACAGAagctttatttatatttgtcgTCTTAGTCATTTCAAGATCAAGCTTCTTCcaacaattattttttagacTATAAATTTGCCAAATTCTTAGAGTAGGCTCTTCTAAGAATATTCCATTATAAACATACATATAATATGCACAATGAATCACTTTATAGTCATCATTCATATTATCATAACCAAAACCCTGAACTGTTACATGACCATGAAAGCCGGGCTCatcattaataataatactcGGAGGAATAATTTTATGTTCGTCGGTTTTAGGGTTCCAAAATCCTATTTCTATATCAGTACCACCTTCTACATAGTGACATATAATGCCATTAACACAGTCTAAAACACAGCTAGAATCATCATACCCCTCAAACAGACTTGGCATAACTAATGTAACTATATTTTCATATCTCTTTCCAGAAAGCAAATGTACATTATTTCCATAAATGTTTCCAGTGCTTTTGGAACACTCTCTCCATAGAAGCAGAGGCGATGAAGGAGCagatttagattttaaattctCATAGTACATGCTCTTAAAATCAGGATTCTCAAGTAAATTTAGCCAAGACTTTTGCACACAATTAAATCGCTTCAAAGATTTAACAGGTAATTTTGCTAGAATTTTCAATGCAAGATCATTAGGAATCTGATTGCTGTGATTTGccatttacataaaaaaaagatgaaaacaaatAGAAGATAAGATCTTACGTTTGTGTTGTGCTTTgcaaaatataatgaaaaaaaattagaatacaaCATACAagtttagaaaattttaatggTATTACGTTTTTATCGCTCTAAAAAGTTTAGAAagtttaaaaagttttaatgGTATTTATTTCTCTCCTAATCAAAATCTCTAATATATAGGACTACATAAAAAACCAATCAAATTAATTgatcaaaaatatatatcacaaacttaaataggataaaaaggaAGCTGACATCACTTGTGAGCACTTAAATTGTATTTGTAATcacaaacataaatatataattattactcATTACGCTTAGTTTATTTCTAAATAATACTGGATTCTactagttaaaaaaaaaataaataaagaatctAAACTCGAAATAACTTAATTTAGATTAATTATAGAATAAAGAACCTAAACTAAAAATAGCTACTTGTCATTGATGTTTTGCTTGTACAAAATAGTAAAGTAAATAGATCTTAAAAAGAGATCTTAATTTAGATTAATTATAgtataaaaatgtaaatttatataaaaatacaggGATTTATTTTAAaccataaaaattattatttatagtaCTAATAACACTATTAGCATAACATGTGTAGTTGTTTTCAACCACAAAAATATAATGtgtacaaaataaatttttaaataaaagagatgtattttttatttatttaattattattatagtgtgataaatatggatcaattattgatttttaaaaataaataaatataaaaatatattttatcatcTTCTAGATTATTATTAGGAAATTTCAGgaaagaattataaaaaaagaacacataactaaaaaaatgataaaattttacTTCGTGACCTTTACAACtttaataatagtataataataaaataataaaaaattagacgtAAAAACGTTTCGTAATTagatatattattattcaacttttaaattattattatagacATATTTACTACTCGATTAAAAATTgacatattattatattctttaatTATATAACATTGTCATTctgatatattttttgttaaatttaaaattattcaattttttaaaactgatatttataattatttcaaTCTTTATATTAATGATTGTTGTCAATTGATGATAAAGGTATTACTTGAAACCGAAGTgataatataatagtaaaaataataaaaaataaacaaaaataaaacaaattggAACCAAACTCCATGATGATTGATAAGCAAATTACAAAGTACAGCGGACATATTATATAAGTGGCATTTTATTATACAGATTAAAGTTGTATagagataattaaatttttttatagatatttttaattattttattaatgttcAACATGTGAATTCtagtattttcaattttttttttatcacataaaaaaatctataaacttacatttttatcttataattCACCATCATATGATCATGTTCTATATATAGATAAATGCAGTAATTGAAAGATCATGTTCTAGCCTATATTATACatggaataattttttaaataaaataataatagtaattaaCTACAACGAGCACTTACGCACATGTCATGCATGATAATGAATATGCATGTCTAGACATGCATTCTAATTCTTTGTCATCTGATTTATCTCAAACATCATTAAATTTGAGGATATATTTAAGGTAACAATAGAAAgcgatgagtttgaaaaactctaatttaatttaatgatgaataaatattattaaaaataattaattacaaaattattaatttgatctgaATTCATActtgtttaattaataattttgttgtgcagattttGTATTGGgccaaaaaaataacaaatccaATGGAGAAATAAAATTCAGCCTTGTGCAAAAATATATCTAAGAATATATGActgaattttttattgtgaTAGTTGGGTCAGATTTAATGGTGTAGACCAAAATCAATTGTTGGTGCAAGACCAAATAGGTTGgtccaaaattaaaaagaaaatgggGCACAACGGTTAAGCTATTCTTTCATCATTATGgtgaaattcaatttttgttATATAGCTGCATGTTTTTACGGACACCAATCTCCCACTAAcgaatagattttaaatttattcaattGTGTTTAATGCCTTGGTAaatggaaagagaaaaaaatctgaaaattgATTTGATGGCATTTATTTAGCAGTGTCCCTTGATAccaaaagggggagaaagtgctgaaaattgaaattaacaaaacaagGATGAACTTCTTGTTTGGATTCATGACCTCCctcattttaagtttcaatATTTTGTTATGTGTTTGATGTTAATAACGCATCTGATTGATGCTTGCTATTTTGAGTTGATGATTGAAGCTTTGAAGTTTGAAAATTGCTATGGTTTGAAAGGATCAAgcttgattaaaaatattttccttaccATAATTACTTTGCTCTGATTTGTTGATTggaaaatgtttttaaaacatATTGAAcagcaatttatttttcaaaaatattttggttgATTGTTTTTGTGTGTTTGAGCAGATAATCAATTTATTGATAACAAATGAGTTTTGTATACCAAACTCTGCTCATAATTCAAGCattcaacatttcaaaaaaaattatatgttgaataacattgttacttgaagcttgaTTAAATTGTTACAGGTTagtgcttcccttggtaaaaacagcatatattaagggggagccatgtgacaATTAGAAAGTGGGAGAAATTCAAATATTCAAAGGGAGTATTCTATACtctaatctttaatttctttccatttcaatttttaataatgtttgtcatcaatgggaagattgatgagtttggaaaactctaacttaatttgatgatgaacaaatattattaaaaataattaattacaaaattattaatttgatcttaattcatacttgcttaattaataattttgttgtgcagattttGTGTCGGGCCAAAAAAAATAGCAAGCCCAATGGAGAAATAAAATTCAGCCTTGTGcaaaaatatatctaataatatgtggctgaattttttattatgatagtTGGGTCAGATTTAATGGTGTAGACCAAAATCAATTGTTGGTGCAAGACCAAATAGGTTGGtccaaaattaaaatgaaaatgggGCCAACGGTTAAGCTATTCTTTTATCATCATGGTGAAatctaatttttgttatatagCTGCATGTTTCCACGGACATCAATCTCCCACTAAGGAatggattttaaatttattcaattGTGTTTAATGCCTTGGTAAATGGAAAGAGAAAACAATCTGAAAATTGATTTGATGACATTTATTGAGATATGCATGTTACAAGGCAAAAGCATGGGAAGTgggattaattgattttaattgattataatttatatcacaCATTACTTCCattgcttttcttctttctactctctcttctctctctttgtaTTTGGTCACCTCACTGTCAAAGAAGAAAATGGTAGAAGCAAGTAAAGGAAGCAGATACTAGGCATGAGTAAGTAAACTTaactcattttcattttcttccttaGTTACATAGCAAGCTTTTTTCtgttctctctcctctctctttcggTCTTGTCTCGCAGGAAAGGAGGAATGAAGCAAGCTATCAGTAAAAATCACAGAGAAGCTAGGACCAAGAAAAAAAGCCATTGTGATGATGGCatctagaaaaagaaaacataaagtatGTAGTGGCTGAGATTCTTATCACTTTTGGTAAGATTTTGTGATGAGATCTTGGCttcttcatactcaaaaagaaagaaggagattcggccagcaaggaggagattcttgaaggcatggcttgtctctgattctgctcaactaccacaggaagtagctagagtggcgaagtgatggaagaggcagagattggagcagatgaagccatcatcatcatgaagcatcaagggccagaaatccatcttggagaggaagccaatgatggagcgctcggattgatgaagagtgatgaccaaggaaggactagaggtatttgcatgttggtttttgcatgagtttcctcttctctctctgtggccgaaccggtttgttttgaaggaaaagaagctaagctcggttttgtgtttcaactgtgaaggcttcacttctctataaaagggggtgaacagtcatggtttgaagcaaggagtaagatttgagagtgcaaggcatagaagtctcagagctacctaagctagcagtttttcttctccttcaatgtattctgttttgtatttttctgtttaattttgtcatgtcttgagtctcatggaaaaaaggcaaacagtgaggtttgtatgaaaaagccatagagcgaaaaaaggcagagagcacaaaattaaaagaaaaagccatagatgtccttagagttcctttgttcatctatgttgtgcttcatgattctgtgagaatccccttgtaagttgggttaacACTTTACAATTTGTATTCTGgaagattatagtgaaattccatcatgtttgtgatggagactggatgtaggctgcactgcacttagcagccgaaCCAAGATATATCTGGGTATAAACTTTTCTCTCTCCTACTCCATTTCTGATTCTACTGCACAGgagctaaaaataaaaatgtctcATGTCAAGTGACGTGACAAAATGAAAAAGTCTCGTGGTTAGGGACgagataaaaacagaaaagtctcctctAAGTTCAGCAAATGTTAGCAAGCAAAAAGGGGattaagattcaaccccccttcttttagccactgaaaccatcagaaAGGACAAGAATCCTTGAAAATATAGGAGTGGGTGGAAACAGAGTGCGAAGATATTTGGGAatgataactatttttttaaatatttttattattttttaaaaaaattaaattattaaattaatttttattattttattcactaatttatatttctattacaTATTACAATTCtgtatgattaattttttttaacttgtcAGTTATAtgataaagaaaataatataaattattaacgACTTCTATATTATCATAACTACTTATTAATGCATATAATAGATACAATTGAACGTAATCCAAGGAATAAATAATAGCAAAATTTAAACATATTctgaatttataaaatataattgatctATAAATACaccagaaaaaaaattattctatgcACTGAAATACTACAGTAGctttttccttttccatttGTGTGGTGTGTG
The Arachis duranensis cultivar V14167 chromosome 5, aradu.V14167.gnm2.J7QH, whole genome shotgun sequence genome window above contains:
- the LOC107489756 gene encoding putative F-box protein At3g16210, translating into MANHSNQIPNDLALKILAKLPVKSLKRFNCVQKSWLNLLENPDFKSMYYENLKSKSAPSSPLLLWRECSKSTGNIYGNNVHLLSGKRYENIVTLVMPSLFEGYDDSSCVLDCVNGIICHYVEGGTDIEIGFWNPKTDEHKIIPPSIIINDEPGFHGHVTVQGFGYDNMNDDYKVIHCAYYMYVYNGIFLEEPTLRIWQIYSLKNNCWKKLDLEMTKTTNINKASVAYLNGVCHWWGSEFATNGFEEQVLVSFNLSTETFQTTSIVWLQINDAHPTRSLVVLNESVTLISSFDEDSRIEMSILGEVGVKESWVKLFTFTLGPFSDLRIPIVKMGNKCDIIFFIRNDSNELASFDVITGKVIHNINIKTLMFSTWIYKESLLSFTKEIN